A genomic stretch from Chitinophagaceae bacterium includes:
- a CDS encoding NADH-quinone oxidoreductase subunit C translates to MTIRFSFCLTCIDWKTHLTMVYHLRSTKLHHNIVVKAKLDRTNPEIETVCDIWRTAEFHEREVYEMFGVKFLNHPDLRLLILEDGWEGRNPLRKDFEDPINMIKL, encoded by the coding sequence ATTACAATTCGATTTTCTTTTTGCCTTACCTGTATTGACTGGAAGACACACTTAACCATGGTGTATCATCTCCGCTCAACCAAACTTCATCACAATATTGTGGTGAAAGCAAAACTCGACAGAACAAATCCTGAAATAGAAACTGTTTGCGATATCTGGCGCACAGCAGAATTTCATGAACGTGAAGTATATGAAATGTTTGGTGTAAAATTTCTGAATCATCCTGATCTGCGCCTGCTGATTCTGGAAGATGGATGGGAAGGAAGAAACCCCTTGCGTAAAGATTTTGAAGACCCGATTAATATGATAAAACTTTAA
- a CDS encoding NADH-quinone oxidoreductase subunit A, with product MGASSLIVLIIAALAFSIIAILIAKVVTTSTKNKQKGESIECGIPTSGPSWIQFNVGYYLFALIFLIFDVELVFLYPWAVVAKSVGWLALIEIVIFFFILFIGFLYAHRKGALKWK from the coding sequence ATGGGTGCATCCTCACTCATTGTTTTAATTATTGCTGCTCTCGCCTTTTCAATTATTGCTATTCTTATTGCAAAAGTTGTTACAACATCGACTAAGAACAAGCAGAAAGGTGAGTCTATCGAGTGCGGTATCCCAACTTCAGGCCCCAGCTGGATCCAGTTCAACGTAGGTTATTACCTGTTTGCACTGATCTTCCTGATTTTTGATGTGGAATTGGTTTTCTTATATCCCTGGGCAGTAGTGGCCAAAAGCGTAGGATGGCTTGCATTAATTGAAATTGTGATCTTCTTTTTTATATTGTTTATTGGTTTTTTATACGCCCACAGAAAAGGGGCATTGAAATGGAAGTAA
- the nuoL gene encoding NADH-quinone oxidoreductase subunit L: MNNYTYISLIPLLPLAGFVLLGLFGRKYFNGSAGIIGTGLLLISTVLSLYTAYQYFLVDGKVGDTYQTITALKFTWLSFSDTVSIDMGIILDPISVMMLVVVTVVSLMVHIFSLGYMKGEERFATYYAFLGLFTFSMLGLVVSSNLFQIYMFWELVGASSYLLIGYYFQKPSAVAASKKAFIVTRFADLGFLIGILILAFYGESLDFNTIIHNLTTQQSTQFVAITSASFIGVSAITWGLTMVFMGGAGKSAMFPFHIWLPDAMEGPTPVSALIHAATMVVAGVYLVARLFPLFAINETALSIVRIVGVVSALFAAVIACTQTDIKRVLAYSTMSQIGYMMFALGVSGNGGEHGLGYTASMFHLFTHAFFKSLLFLGAGAVIHLVHSNDMKDMGGLRKFMPITHLTFLVACLAIAGVPPFSGFFSKEEILLAAYNSSMIVYVIALLTSGLTAFYMFRLYFSIFWNKQSEVHNDHGEGTFSMKLPLIILAGCTMAVGFIPFGHFVSTDGKALETPFHLMFSIAPVLIGLTGIAVAMWMYKKESSKPQQVSTALGGLYKAAYHKFYMDELYLFITKKIVFNLIGRPAAWIDRNIVDGLMNGIATTTGKISSLIKGLQSGKVQNYALYFFGGIAALVIMFIYLWKL; this comes from the coding sequence ATGAACAACTATACTTACATATCATTAATCCCTTTACTTCCATTGGCAGGTTTTGTACTGCTTGGTTTGTTTGGAAGAAAATATTTCAACGGTTCTGCCGGTATCATTGGTACAGGTTTGCTGCTGATCTCAACAGTACTTTCACTTTATACAGCTTACCAGTACTTTTTAGTTGACGGGAAAGTGGGTGATACTTATCAAACAATTACTGCGCTAAAGTTTACCTGGCTTTCTTTTTCTGATACAGTTTCGATTGACATGGGTATTATTCTCGATCCTATTTCAGTTATGATGCTGGTGGTGGTAACTGTTGTTTCCTTAATGGTACACATCTTCAGCCTTGGATATATGAAAGGTGAAGAAAGATTTGCTACTTACTATGCTTTCCTTGGATTGTTTACCTTCTCTATGCTTGGATTGGTTGTATCATCCAATCTCTTCCAGATCTATATGTTCTGGGAATTGGTAGGTGCGTCTTCTTACTTACTCATCGGTTATTACTTCCAGAAACCCTCTGCAGTTGCGGCTTCAAAGAAAGCATTTATCGTAACACGTTTTGCTGATCTTGGTTTCCTCATCGGTATTCTTATCCTTGCTTTTTATGGTGAAAGTTTAGACTTCAACACCATCATTCATAATTTAACCACACAGCAGTCAACACAGTTTGTTGCCATTACTTCCGCTTCTTTTATTGGAGTATCAGCTATTACCTGGGGCTTAACAATGGTGTTCATGGGTGGTGCAGGCAAAAGCGCCATGTTTCCATTCCACATCTGGTTGCCCGATGCAATGGAAGGTCCTACTCCTGTTTCTGCATTGATCCACGCAGCAACAATGGTGGTGGCAGGTGTATATCTTGTTGCAAGATTATTTCCACTGTTTGCTATCAATGAAACAGCATTATCAATTGTAAGAATTGTTGGTGTGGTATCTGCTTTATTTGCAGCTGTTATTGCCTGTACACAAACAGATATTAAACGTGTACTCGCCTATTCAACTATGAGCCAGATCGGTTACATGATGTTTGCATTAGGTGTTAGTGGCAATGGTGGTGAACATGGTTTAGGCTATACAGCTTCCATGTTTCATTTGTTTACACATGCATTTTTCAAATCATTATTATTCCTCGGCGCAGGTGCAGTTATTCATTTAGTGCACAGTAACGATATGAAAGATATGGGTGGATTGAGAAAGTTCATGCCAATTACACATCTTACATTTTTAGTTGCCTGTCTTGCTATTGCAGGTGTTCCTCCTTTCTCCGGGTTTTTCAGTAAGGAAGAAATTTTATTGGCAGCTTATAATTCAAGCATGATCGTGTATGTGATTGCATTGCTCACTTCCGGTCTTACTGCTTTTTATATGTTCCGTTTGTATTTCTCTATCTTCTGGAACAAGCAAAGTGAAGTACATAATGACCATGGCGAAGGAACTTTCTCTATGAAACTTCCATTGATTATTTTAGCCGGATGCACAATGGCTGTTGGCTTTATTCCATTTGGTCATTTTGTTTCAACAGATGGCAAAGCATTGGAAACTCCTTTCCATTTAATGTTCTCCATCGCACCGGTTTTGATTGGATTAACAGGAATTGCAGTTGCGATGTGGATGTACAAAAAAGAAAGCAGTAAACCGCAGCAGGTATCAACTGCACTGGGTGGTTTATACAAAGCAGCTTATCATAAATTTTATATGGATGAGCTGTATCTCTTCATCACCAAAAAAATTGTCTTCAATTTAATCGGTCGCCCTGCAGCATGGATTGACCGCAATATTGTTGATGGCCTGATGAATGGCATTGCAACAACAACCGGAAAAATATCCAGCCTCATCAAAGGTTTGCAATCAGGTAAAGTACAGAACTACGCATTATACTTCTTTGGCGGAATAGCAGCATTAGTTATTATGTTTATTTATTTATGGAAATTATAA
- the nuoH gene encoding NADH-quinone oxidoreductase subunit NuoH, with protein sequence MWSLSEIAKNFDSWLSQQVNPTWTMVIEMVIAGVAAIGLFAALGLVLVIMERKVAAWIQIRLGPNRVGPKGMFQSLADTVKLLVKEGMTPDGADKLLFNTAPFIAMIVAMLLLAPIGFAKDFQYWDLNIGVLYVTAISSLSVIGILMAGWASNNKYSALGAMRSGAQIVSYELSAGLAILSVVVLTGSLRLSDIVNAQADGWWIFKGHLPMWVAFIIFIIAVTAETNRAPFDLAEAESELTAGFHTEYSGMKFALFFLAEYINVFIVCAIGATLFLGGWMPFHIGHWEGFNHVMDYIPSSIWFFGKTFFLIFLIMWFRWTFPRLRIDQLLTLEWKYLLPISMFNLLLTTVFAILGWHF encoded by the coding sequence ATGTGGAGCCTTAGTGAAATAGCAAAGAATTTTGATTCCTGGTTAAGCCAGCAAGTCAACCCAACATGGACAATGGTTATTGAAATGGTCATTGCCGGTGTTGCAGCCATTGGTTTGTTTGCAGCATTGGGACTGGTACTGGTAATCATGGAACGAAAAGTGGCAGCATGGATCCAGATTCGTTTAGGACCCAATCGTGTAGGACCAAAAGGTATGTTTCAGTCGCTGGCTGATACTGTAAAATTATTGGTGAAAGAAGGGATGACTCCCGATGGTGCCGATAAATTATTATTCAACACTGCTCCGTTTATTGCGATGATTGTTGCCATGTTATTACTTGCACCAATCGGCTTTGCTAAAGATTTTCAATATTGGGATCTGAATATTGGTGTATTATATGTCACCGCCATTTCTTCTCTTTCTGTGATTGGTATTTTAATGGCCGGATGGGCCAGTAATAATAAATACTCTGCATTGGGTGCTATGCGCAGCGGTGCACAGATTGTGAGCTATGAATTATCAGCGGGCCTTGCAATTCTTTCTGTAGTTGTGTTAACCGGCAGTCTTCGTTTATCAGATATTGTGAATGCACAGGCTGATGGTTGGTGGATTTTTAAAGGGCATCTTCCAATGTGGGTTGCATTTATCATTTTCATTATTGCTGTTACTGCCGAAACAAACCGTGCACCATTTGATTTAGCTGAAGCCGAATCAGAATTAACAGCAGGATTTCATACGGAATATTCAGGAATGAAATTCGCTTTGTTCTTCCTGGCAGAATATATCAATGTATTTATTGTATGTGCCATTGGTGCTACTTTATTTCTTGGTGGCTGGATGCCGTTTCATATCGGCCACTGGGAAGGATTTAATCATGTGATGGATTATATTCCATCTAGTATCTGGTTTTTTGGAAAAACGTTCTTCCTGATATTTTTGATCATGTGGTTCCGGTGGACATTTCCCCGCTTACGTATTGATCAGTTACTGACACTTGAATGGAAATATTTGTTACCAATCAGTATGTTCAATTTATTACTGACAACGGTGTTTGCAATATTAGGTTGGCATTTTTAG
- a CDS encoding NADH-quinone oxidoreductase subunit N: MNEFFILMQQELLLTAIIFILLFAKLGAKDLEPKTLLLLTNILLTINFVAGFFFNADGSLFGDMFQTNDLVRLEKNILNLGTLIISLQSYNWLMKHKHAAEFYILMFSTLLGMFCMISSRNLLMFYVGLELASIPLAAMANFDLDKRRSAEAAMKYIISSAFASGLLLFGISMIYGIAGTVNFAELREIASANPLFLFSFILLIAGFGFKISAVPFHLWTADVYEGAPIAVTSYLSVISKGSMIFVMTSVLFTVFDKLFFQWYNIMAVLAVLSMVIGNLFAIRQQNIKRFLAFSSISQVGFILIGVSGGDNTGFSSVVYFVLIYIFSNLAAFGVLSLVSSEKGKERIDDFKGFYKTNPLLTWVLAIALFSLAGIPPTAGFFGKFFLILAGAGKNNYVLITIAALNMVVSLYYYLRIIKAMFMDSNENPIEKVEVSWSPKIAMAICIGGIVVTGLVSGAYEYIYSLVK, encoded by the coding sequence ATGAACGAATTTTTCATACTGATGCAACAGGAATTGCTGTTAACAGCAATCATCTTTATTCTTTTGTTTGCTAAACTTGGCGCAAAGGATTTAGAGCCCAAAACTCTTTTGCTGCTCACAAATATCTTACTGACCATAAACTTTGTGGCTGGATTTTTCTTCAATGCTGATGGCTCACTGTTTGGTGATATGTTTCAAACCAACGACCTGGTGCGGCTTGAAAAAAATATCCTGAACCTTGGCACGCTGATCATCTCTCTTCAATCGTACAACTGGTTGATGAAACATAAACATGCAGCTGAATTTTATATTCTGATGTTTTCCACCCTGCTGGGCATGTTCTGTATGATCAGCAGCAGGAACCTCCTGATGTTTTATGTTGGATTGGAATTAGCAAGTATTCCTCTTGCAGCAATGGCAAATTTTGACCTCGATAAAAGACGTTCTGCTGAAGCTGCTATGAAATACATTATCTCATCAGCTTTTGCTTCCGGTTTATTATTGTTTGGCATTTCCATGATCTATGGCATTGCAGGAACTGTAAACTTTGCTGAACTGCGTGAAATTGCTTCAGCCAATCCTTTATTCCTGTTTTCATTCATATTGCTGATTGCAGGTTTTGGTTTTAAAATTTCTGCTGTTCCCTTTCATTTATGGACAGCCGATGTATACGAAGGTGCCCCTATTGCCGTTACTTCTTATTTATCTGTGATTTCAAAGGGCAGTATGATTTTTGTAATGACGAGTGTATTGTTTACAGTGTTTGATAAGTTGTTTTTCCAGTGGTATAATATCATGGCAGTGCTGGCCGTGCTGTCAATGGTTATTGGTAACCTGTTTGCAATCCGTCAGCAAAACATCAAACGATTCCTTGCCTTCTCCTCTATTTCACAGGTTGGTTTTATTTTAATTGGTGTGAGCGGTGGTGATAATACAGGGTTCAGTTCGGTCGTATATTTTGTCTTGATTTATATATTCTCCAACCTTGCAGCCTTTGGTGTGTTGAGTTTGGTAAGTTCAGAAAAAGGAAAAGAACGCATTGACGACTTTAAAGGTTTCTATAAAACCAATCCATTGCTAACATGGGTATTGGCAATTGCTTTGTTTTCGCTGGCAGGTATTCCGCCAACTGCCGGGTTCTTTGGTAAATTCTTTTTGATCCTGGCAGGTGCCGGGAAAAATAATTATGTGCTGATCACTATTGCAGCATTAAACATGGTGGTATCGCTTTATTATTACCTGCGCATCATCAAAGCCATGTTCATGGACTCCAATGAAAATCCGATTGAAAAAGTGGAGGTCAGCTGGAGTCCGAAAATTGCAATGGCAATCTGCATCGGAGGCATTGTTGTAACAGGATTGGTGAGTGGTGCTTACGAGTATATTTATTCGCTGGTTAAATAA
- a CDS encoding NADH-quinone oxidoreductase subunit J, protein MGICSVVTRKIFRSAIWLLFSLMGIAGLYFWMDVQFIAAVQIVVYVGGIVILVIFSIFLTQQSGKEMAKAPKGRTIFSILAVLFGFAFTYFLIQQYGFTPSDKLFDTDVARIGNAMLNTEQGGYSLPFEVVSILLLAAMVGCIVIALKIKPEEK, encoded by the coding sequence ATGGGGATTTGCTCTGTTGTTACAAGAAAGATTTTCCGTTCAGCCATCTGGCTCCTGTTTTCATTAATGGGTATTGCCGGGTTATACTTCTGGATGGATGTTCAGTTTATTGCAGCTGTGCAGATTGTAGTATACGTCGGCGGCATTGTGATACTCGTCATCTTCTCTATTTTTCTTACCCAGCAATCGGGTAAAGAAATGGCGAAAGCACCGAAAGGAAGAACAATTTTCAGCATATTGGCCGTACTGTTCGGATTTGCATTTACTTATTTTCTGATTCAGCAATACGGATTTACACCATCTGATAAATTGTTCGACACTGACGTTGCAAGAATTGGCAATGCCATGCTCAACACAGAACAGGGCGGTTATTCTTTACCTTTTGAAGTAGTAAGTATATTATTGTTAGCAGCAATGGTAGGATGTATTGTAATTGCTCTCAAAATTAAACCGGAAGAAAAATGA
- a CDS encoding NADH-quinone oxidoreductase subunit B, whose product MDELKNNTNAVYPPSGDGGKTSFPGQIHETPGGGIVLSKLDDVINWARSNSLWPLTFATSCCGIEYMAVAGAKYDFSRFGFEVARATPRQADVIIIAGTIVNKMAPVLKRLYDQMADPKYVIAMGACAISGGPFFYNTYSVVKGADHVIPVDVYVAGCPPRPEALLHALISLQEKIKSGLTREQIKEGKEQI is encoded by the coding sequence ATGGATGAGTTAAAAAATAATACAAATGCTGTTTACCCCCCTTCAGGGGATGGGGGCAAGACTTCTTTTCCCGGTCAGATTCACGAAACTCCGGGTGGCGGCATTGTACTCAGTAAACTCGATGATGTTATCAACTGGGCACGCTCCAATTCCTTATGGCCTTTAACCTTTGCCACCAGTTGCTGCGGTATTGAATACATGGCCGTTGCAGGTGCCAAATATGATTTCTCCCGTTTTGGTTTTGAAGTAGCCCGTGCTACACCAAGACAGGCGGATGTGATTATTATTGCCGGCACCATTGTAAATAAAATGGCTCCGGTATTAAAAAGATTATACGATCAAATGGCCGATCCGAAATATGTGATTGCCATGGGAGCCTGCGCTATCAGCGGAGGCCCTTTTTTTTATAATACCTATTCAGTAGTGAAAGGTGCAGATCATGTTATACCGGTTGATGTATATGTGGCCGGTTGTCCTCCACGGCCTGAAGCATTACTGCATGCATTAATTTCTTTGCAGGAAAAAATAAAAAGCGGTTTAACCCGTGAACAAATTAAAGAAGGAAAAGAACAGATATGA
- a CDS encoding NADH-quinone oxidoreductase subunit D, which yields MYRHTEIIKDLSQAPGEEGDLIINVGPQHPATHGVLHLVITLNGETIKNIEPHLGFIHRSIEKMCESLTYRQFIYVTSRMDYLSSHINNHACALCVEKGLQLEVPSRAQVIRVLMDELTRIASHELWWGAMAMDLGAFTPFFHAFRERESINDIMEETCGARLTMNYIVPGGVMQDIHPNFQKRVKDFLVLYKRKIDEYDELVTGNIIFQNRMKGVGYLSAEDAISYGCTGPVARGSGVSSDIRKLYPYEIYDKLEFDEVLETGCDSFARYMIRLREMNQSIRIIEQLIDNIPDGDFQAKTKAVLKLPKGDFYTRVETARGELGVYIVSEGGTTPYRIKFRSPGFSNLSALNHIAKGGKIGDLIASMGTLDLVIPDIDR from the coding sequence ATGTACAGACATACAGAAATAATTAAAGACTTATCACAAGCTCCCGGGGAGGAAGGTGATTTAATCATTAATGTAGGACCACAGCATCCTGCCACCCATGGCGTACTGCACCTGGTCATTACATTAAATGGTGAAACCATTAAGAATATAGAACCTCATCTTGGTTTTATTCACCGCTCCATTGAAAAAATGTGTGAGAGCCTTACGTACCGCCAGTTCATTTATGTAACCAGCCGTATGGATTATCTTTCTTCACATATCAACAATCATGCATGTGCCTTATGTGTTGAAAAAGGATTGCAGCTTGAGGTTCCTTCAAGAGCACAGGTGATCCGTGTATTGATGGATGAATTAACAAGAATTGCATCGCATGAATTATGGTGGGGAGCAATGGCCATGGATCTCGGTGCCTTCACTCCTTTCTTCCATGCCTTCCGTGAAAGAGAAAGTATCAATGATATTATGGAAGAAACCTGCGGTGCCCGGTTAACTATGAATTATATAGTGCCCGGTGGTGTTATGCAGGACATTCATCCCAACTTCCAAAAAAGAGTAAAAGATTTTCTTGTTTTATATAAACGTAAGATTGATGAATATGATGAGCTGGTAACAGGTAATATCATTTTCCAGAACAGGATGAAAGGCGTTGGTTATTTATCAGCAGAAGATGCCATTTCTTACGGATGTACGGGCCCTGTTGCAAGAGGCAGCGGTGTAAGTTCTGATATCCGTAAACTGTATCCTTACGAAATATATGATAAGCTGGAGTTTGATGAAGTGCTGGAAACTGGTTGCGATTCATTTGCACGGTATATGATCCGTTTGCGTGAAATGAATCAATCCATCCGCATCATTGAACAGTTGATTGATAATATTCCGGATGGTGATTTCCAGGCAAAAACAAAAGCCGTATTGAAATTACCTAAAGGAGATTTTTATACAAGAGTGGAAACAGCACGTGGAGAGCTCGGTGTGTACATTGTTAGTGAAGGTGGTACCACTCCATACAGAATTAAATTCCGTTCACCCGGTTTCTCTAATCTTTCGGCTTTAAATCATATAGCGAAAGGTGGAAAAATAGGTGACCTGATTGCATCAATGGGAACATTAGATTTAGTTATACCTGATATAGACAGATAA
- a CDS encoding NADH-quinone oxidoreductase subunit M, with product MNLSLLLILPLAFSLLLLAVKGLKQVRTVALLAAVAQLGLSVFLLFKFLEERITSSGDFIFDQNYTWYKALNINYHVGVDGISVAMILLTSFVVLAAVLVSWKQEHMHKEFFFLLLFLSLGAYGFFISLDLFTMFFFLEVAVIPKFLLIGIWGSGKKEYSALKLALMLMAGSALVFVGLSGLYFNTSINGVHSFDLLQISQQNIPANLQNLFFPFAFIGFGIFTALFPFHTWVPDGHSSAPTAASMFLAGISMKLGGYGCLRVATYLMPDAAEHYSTIIIILSCIAILYGAFATMMQTDLKYINAYSSVSHCGFVLLGIGMLTKTSINGAVLQMVSHGLMTALFFAVIGMIYERTHTRQVAQLGGLLKVMPFISSVFVIVGLCSLGLPGFSGFVAEMTVFMGSWQRADTFYRIATIVSAASIVVTAVYILRAVGSSIMGPIKNTEYLKLGDAAWNEKTAAVLLLVGILIMGLVPFWLTDLINPGTEVIMQKIGMIK from the coding sequence ATGAATCTATCCTTACTTCTCATATTGCCCCTTGCGTTTTCGCTTCTCCTTTTAGCAGTAAAAGGTTTGAAACAGGTACGCACTGTTGCACTGCTTGCTGCAGTTGCACAATTAGGTCTGAGTGTTTTTCTCCTGTTTAAATTCTTAGAGGAAAGAATTACCAGCAGTGGCGATTTCATCTTTGATCAGAATTATACCTGGTACAAAGCGCTTAACATCAATTATCATGTTGGGGTAGATGGCATTTCAGTTGCCATGATCCTGCTTACTTCTTTTGTTGTACTGGCTGCCGTGCTGGTTTCATGGAAGCAGGAACACATGCATAAAGAATTTTTCTTCCTGTTATTATTCTTAAGTCTTGGTGCATACGGGTTCTTTATTTCGCTTGATTTGTTTACCATGTTCTTCTTCTTAGAAGTGGCAGTAATTCCTAAATTCTTATTAATCGGAATCTGGGGTAGCGGTAAAAAAGAATACAGTGCTTTGAAGCTGGCTTTGATGCTCATGGCAGGTTCTGCTTTAGTCTTTGTGGGATTATCAGGATTATATTTCAACACCAGTATCAACGGTGTTCATTCATTCGACTTGTTGCAGATTTCTCAGCAAAATATTCCAGCCAATCTGCAAAACTTATTCTTCCCGTTTGCTTTTATCGGCTTCGGAATTTTTACTGCATTGTTTCCTTTTCATACATGGGTACCCGATGGTCACTCATCTGCACCAACAGCTGCGTCTATGTTCCTCGCAGGCATATCTATGAAGCTGGGTGGTTACGGATGTTTACGTGTAGCTACTTATTTAATGCCAGATGCTGCTGAACATTACTCAACAATCATTATTATTCTATCCTGCATTGCAATTTTATATGGAGCCTTTGCTACCATGATGCAGACCGATTTGAAATACATCAACGCTTATTCTTCTGTGAGCCATTGTGGGTTTGTTTTACTCGGTATTGGTATGTTAACCAAGACTTCTATTAATGGTGCAGTATTACAAATGGTGAGTCACGGTTTAATGACAGCCCTTTTCTTCGCCGTGATTGGTATGATTTACGAACGTACACATACAAGACAGGTGGCACAGCTCGGCGGATTATTAAAAGTGATGCCGTTTATTTCTTCTGTGTTTGTAATTGTGGGATTGTGTTCACTGGGTTTACCCGGCTTCAGTGGATTTGTTGCAGAGATGACCGTGTTCATGGGAAGCTGGCAGAGAGCTGATACATTTTACCGTATTGCAACCATTGTATCGGCAGCATCAATTGTTGTTACAGCAGTTTATATTTTAAGAGCAGTTGGTTCTTCTATTATGGGACCAATTAAAAATACAGAGTATTTAAAATTAGGTGATGCAGCCTGGAATGAAAAAACAGCTGCTGTGTTATTGCTGGTTGGAATACTGATTATGGGTTTGGTTCCTTTCTGGTTAACAGATCTCATCAATCCCGGAACAGAAGTGATTATGCAGAAAATTGGAATGATCAAGTAA
- a CDS encoding 4Fe-4S binding protein produces MFLKDYIKDVFGALKSLATGMKRTGYYFTHHKEIITEQYPDNRGTLVMADRFKGEVVMIHDENNEHACTGCTACELACPNATIKIVTKFDVDAETGKKKKAIDTFVYHLELCTMCNLCVEACPTGAIKMAQTFEHSVYDRSKLTKKLNHDGSKIRAGVE; encoded by the coding sequence ATGTTTTTAAAAGATTACATAAAAGATGTTTTTGGTGCGCTTAAATCACTCGCTACCGGCATGAAGCGGACGGGTTATTATTTTACGCATCACAAAGAAATCATTACGGAACAGTATCCTGATAACAGGGGTACACTGGTAATGGCTGATCGTTTCAAAGGCGAAGTAGTCATGATTCATGATGAAAATAATGAACATGCCTGCACCGGTTGCACTGCCTGCGAACTGGCCTGCCCCAATGCCACGATCAAGATCGTTACCAAATTTGATGTTGATGCTGAAACAGGAAAGAAGAAAAAAGCAATTGACACATTTGTGTATCATCTTGAATTATGTACCATGTGTAATTTGTGTGTGGAGGCTTGCCCGACAGGTGCAATTAAAATGGCACAGACATTTGAACACAGTGTGTACGACAGAAGCAAGCTGACAAAGAAATTAAACCACGACGGATCGAAGATCCGTGCGGGTGTAGAATAA
- the nuoK gene encoding NADH-quinone oxidoreductase subunit NuoK, with the protein MNEVPLTHVLFVSTALFFIGMYGLFTRRNLITMLMAIELMLNSVNINFVAFNKYLYPEKLDGIFFTIFIITIAAAEAAVAIAIIINLYRSHNSIDVEDATEMKY; encoded by the coding sequence ATGAACGAAGTACCATTAACACATGTCCTGTTTGTGAGCACAGCACTGTTCTTTATTGGCATGTATGGTTTGTTTACACGCCGTAACCTCATCACCATGCTGATGGCAATTGAATTAATGCTCAACAGTGTAAACATCAACTTTGTGGCATTTAATAAATATTTATATCCCGAAAAATTAGACGGCATCTTCTTCACCATATTTATTATCACAATTGCTGCTGCTGAAGCAGCCGTAGCGATTGCCATTATCATCAATCTCTACCGCAGTCATAATTCAATTGATGTGGAAGATGCAACGGAAATGAAATATTAG
- a CDS encoding DUF1569 domain-containing protein: MMQVKNLFDKETFDEILTRIHFVNSHSERLWGKMTPGQMMAHCKEAFKVPLSSKPIPRMFIGLLIGWAMKKKLYDESPWGQSLPTAPNFIIKGDRDFETEKNELVSMITSFHQRGAVGIGDKVHPMFGKLTAEQWGKSMWKHLDHHLMQFGV; encoded by the coding sequence ATGATGCAGGTGAAAAATTTATTCGACAAAGAAACCTTCGATGAAATTCTTACCCGGATTCATTTTGTCAATTCGCACAGTGAACGTTTATGGGGAAAGATGACACCAGGCCAGATGATGGCGCATTGCAAAGAAGCATTTAAAGTTCCGCTCAGCAGCAAACCAATCCCAAGAATGTTCATTGGTCTTTTAATTGGCTGGGCAATGAAAAAAAAGTTATATGATGAAAGTCCCTGGGGACAAAGCCTTCCCACAGCACCCAATTTTATTATTAAAGGCGACAGGGATTTTGAAACAGAAAAAAACGAACTGGTTTCAATGATCACCAGTTTTCACCAGAGAGGTGCAGTCGGCATTGGTGATAAAGTGCATCCAATGTTTGGCAAACTCACTGCTGAGCAATGGGGAAAGAGTATGTGGAAGCATTTAGACCATCACCTCATGCAGTTTGGTGTGTAA